Part of the Candidatus Eisenbacteria bacterium genome, ATCATCTCGAACCCGCGGATCACGACGCTCGACAATCAAGAAGCATGGATCCTCGTCGGCAAGAAGATCCCGCTCATCGTTTCGGACCCGTCGGGGAACCCGATCACCGAGCTCACGACGATCGGAATCCAGATGACGGTGACGCCGCACATTCACGCGAACGGGAACGTGACCCTCGACCTCCATCCGGAGGTGAGCGATCTCTCCTCTCAGGCGACGGTGCAGGGCGGGATCATCATCGTCACCAGCGAGGCCTCCACGCGCGTGATGGTGGAGAACGGCCAGACCGCGGTGATCGGAGGCTTGATCCGCTCGAACACCTCCGAGGCCGGCTACGGAATCCCGTTCCTCAGGGATATCCCTCTTCTCGGTCATCTCTTCAGCTCCAGCTCGGAGGTCGAGGAGCAGCGGGAGTTGCTCATCTTCGTCACCCCGAGAATCATGGATCCCGAGGACCTCGTGAGCGGGAGCGAGACGTCGGAGGCGGAGCAGCGATGAACGGACTCCTCGGTCGATCGAGCGCTCTTTTCGGAATCGTGCTTCTTGCCGGCCTGCTTCTTCTGCCGGCCGGATGCGAGAACAAGGGATCGCTGCGTCCCTTCGAGCCGACCGATCTGCCGAACGCGTTCCTGTACGCGATCTCGGCCGACCCGAGCATGGTGGGTCTCGGCGGGAGGGAATCGACGATCACGGTGTACGTGGTCGACAGCGAGGGAAACCCGGTGGACGGCGTCGATGTGGCGTTCGCGAGCGACCTCGGGACAATCGATCGCGTCGCGCGGAGCGACACGGCCGGGGTCGCGAGGGCCGTCTTCCGAAGCGGAAACGAAAAGGGAACGGCGACGGTTGTCGCGTCGATCGGATCGTTCCAAGCAGAGGCGAAGATCCTTCTCGGAGCGAACGAGCTCGTCGTGGGAGCGAGCTCCGCGGTGGCGGACGGCCGCACGAAGGTGTCGGTCGCCGCACGGGTCTACCGCGTCGACGGCCGGGCGGCGGCGGAAGTGCCGGTCATCTTCGCGGCGACCGCCGGGTCGATCCCGGCGCTCGCGCTCACCGACTCGTCCGGCAACGTCCTCGTTCACCTCACCGCGCCCGCCAGTCGGACGGACGTCCAGGCCGAGGTCCGCGCGACCGTCGAGTCCGAGGACATCGGCGCGCCCGACGCCGGCGGAACGGAAGTCGTCGGGGTCGCCGTCGTCTCCTTCCGCGGGATCACGCTCTCCCTCGCCGCCGACGAGAGCGAGCTCGTCGCGTCCGGCTTCGACACGACTCTCGTTCGATGCCGCGTCGCCGAGACGGTGAGCAAGGTGCCGGTGGAGAATCTCGAGGTCTCTTTCGGAAGCGATCTCGGATCGATCGCGTCTTCCGCGCGCACGAACGCGAGCGGGACCGCGTCGGCGACCCTTGTGAGCGGGATCTACGCGGGGACCGCGAAGATCGTCGCGATCGTGGAAACGCTCCGCGATTCGACCTCGATCGAGTTCACGCCGCTCCAGCTTCTTCCGCTCAAGGCGACCCCGAGCGCGATCCTCGTCGGGGGCGCCCAGTCGATGATCTCGACGCGGATCCTGAACCGGAGCAACAACCCGGTCGAGGGCTTGCAGGTTCGCTTCGAGACCGATCTCGGCGTCATTCCCTCGCGCGCCGTCACCGACGCCTCGGGAGAAGTGGCCGTTCCGTTGACGAGCGGGGACTCGTCCGGAACTGCCACCGTGCACGCCTGGTTCGGATCTCTCTCCGTTGAGAAGTCGGTGCAGTTCAACCGACCGGTGGAAGAGCCCCTCCGTCTGACGGCGCTCGCCTTCGAGCCCCGATTCCTCGTCGCGGATGGAAGGAGCCGAGCGAAGGTCTCGACACGGCTTCTTAACGAATCGAACAACCCGGTCGTGGGTCGAACGGTCGCGTTCTCGACGACGCTCGGCGTGATCACGGAAGAGGGGATCACCGACACGAACGGCATCGCGTCGGCGTGGCTCACGAGCGCGGAGACGAACGACACCGCGGAGGCCTCGGTGACGGCGGAGCACGGGAACCTCGCCGTGTCCGCGACGTTCCCATTCTACCCGGCGGGAACGAGGGTTCCGAACGCGCTCTCTCTCTTCCCGGCCGCATCGAGCATTCAAGTCGCCGGTCTTGGAGGAAGCGAGAGCGTCCTCCTCACGGCGATCGCGCTGGACGAGGCGGGGGATACGATCGACGCCGGTTGGGACGTCGACTTTCGCATCCTGAATGGTCCCGGCGGCGGCGAGGTTCTCGTCTGGCCGGCTTCCGGATCGGGAAGCGCGATCACGGTTCCGATCGTCGGCGGCCGTGCGCGGGCGACGCTCACCGCGGGGACGGAGAGCGGTTTGGTTTCGGTGGAGGCGCGCGTCGGAGGCGGCGTCGTGGCGACGACCTCCGTGGCGATTGCCTCGGGGCCTCCTCTGTCCGCGGTCATCGGCATCGATTCGCTCACGGCGACCTACGCCGGAGGCGGTCTCTGGGGCTACGTGATCAGCGCGGCCGTTCGCGACGCGTACGCGAACCCGGTGACGGCGGGGACGCCGGTGACCGTGAGCGTGGTCTCCGGCGCGTGCGGATCGGCGGTCGTTCCGGAGGCGATGCAGATCGATGGGGCGGTCGTCGTGGGGAACACCCCCTCCTGCGGATCGGGGACCGCGCAAGCGGGGATCGCATACGCCTGTCTGACCGCGCCGTACGACGAGTTCGCGAGCTTCCCGAGCTTCGCCGTCGAGGTTCGCGCGGCGAGCGGGGTGATCGGGTGTCTTGCGATCGATCACGGGGGAACGGGGGCCGCGCCCGCGAGCATCGTGTTGGTCTCGGTGGAGGATAGCTCGATCGCTGTGGCGGGGGTCGGCGGCGACGAAACCTCGATTCTCGTCTTTGAGGTGCGGGATTCCGCGGGCCGTCCGATGCGCGAGGGGAACCCGACATCGGTCGCGTTCCAAATCGTCGCCTCGCCGGGCGGAGGTGCTTCTCTCTCTCGCGCGGCCGACACGACCGACGCGACCGGACGCGTCACGACGACCGTCCGGAGCGGGACGGCGAGCGGCGTTGTGAAGGTGCGCGCGACCTCCGGCTCGGCCGCCTCGGGAGTGGTCAGCCTCGCGATCCGGAGCGGGCCTCCGGACGCGGATCACTTCAGCATCGCCGCGGAGAAGGTGAACATCGAAGGGCTCCTTCGCTTCGGCATCGAGGACAAGGTGACCGCGTTCGTCTATGACATCCACGGGAACCCGGTGCAGCCGGGGACTGCGGTCTACTTCACGTCGCAGTTCGGCGGCATCCTCGGTTCGGCGGTGACGGACACGACCGGACGCGCGCAGTCGATTCTCTATTCGGCCGCGCCGCTCCCGACGTGCGCCGAGGGCGGGCTGGTGCCGGTGACCGCTCGAACCGTAAACGGTTTGAACCAGACGATCGAGGCGCGGATGAGCGTTCTCTTCACGGGACCGACCGTGATCTCGGCGTCGCCTTCGTCGTTCGCGGTCCCGAACGGAGGCTATGTGGATCTCGTCGTCTTCGTCCACGACGCGTGCGGAAACCCGCTCGTGTCGGGAACGTCGATCGAGATCACATCGAGCGGCGGCACGCTGGTCGGGAACACGAAGGTCACGCTTCCGGACACGCAGTCGCCCGGATACACGCAGTTCTGGGTGCGTCTCACCGACGACAGCGCGAACGAAACCGATCCGCCGGTCGGCGCCACGATCACCGTCGAGGTGACGAGCAAGAACGGCGACGCCGGCTACGTGATCTTCGGAACGATCGACTAGCTCGAGGGGGGAGATGGACAGATGAAACGCCGGTTGCTAGTCTCGCTCGGGGCGTTCCTTCTTCTCGCGCCTTCCGGCGCCTCGGGGACGTCGATCGGGGTCCCGATCGCCTACGGCGAGGGAGCGTATCTCGTCGGCTTCGAGGTCGAGTCGGTCGAGGAGACGATCGATCAGGAGACGTTCCGATCGACCCGTTACCTCGGGCGGATCTCGATGCGGGTCGCGGATCCGCTCGTTCTCTCGCTCCGGATCGGAGGATCGGAGATCGACGTCGGGTCGGATGTGCACGGGAAGCCGACCGTGTTCGAGGGGCGGCCGAAGCTCGCCCTCGGGATCGGCGCCGGATCGTTCTTCCCGCTCGCGCGGGAGGGGCTCGGCCTCTTCGCCGACGTGGGGGTTCTCTACACGCTCTCCTCGGGGAGGACGAGCTTCTCGACGACGATCCAATCGAACACGTTCCATGAGGAGTACGAGAATCGTTATCGGTGGATCGAGGCTCAGGCGGGCGCCGGCGTTCGAGTCGGCCTTCCGTTCGGGTCGGCGCACGCGGGGGTCCTCGCGCGCGGCGTCGACGGAGAGGTTTGGCGAGAGACGTACCAGGGGGGCGCCGGGGTCTCCGCGGGATCGGAGGAGTTCTCGCGCGCGGTCGCGCTCCACGGCCTCGCCGGGGTCGATCTTCGTCTCCCCGGCAGGTTCGTCCTTTCGATCGGAGGGAACGCGAGAAGCGCCGACGATTTCGGTTGGACGGTCGCGATCGCCGAGATCTCTCGCTGATCGGCCGAAGGCCGCTCCCTGTCCTTTGAATCAGAGCCCCTTCCCGGGCGGGGAGGGGCTTTCGCCTTGATCGACCGGATCGCCCTCGTCGGCATGATGGGCTCGGGAAAGAGCGAGGTCGGACGAGAGCTCGCCTCACGCCTCGGGTTGCCGTTTCACGATCTCGATGCTCGGATCGAAACGGCGGAGAAGACGTCGATCGCATCGATCTTCGAGAAGCGGGGAGAGGGGGCGTTCCGCGATCTGGAAAGGGCGCATCTCGTCGTCCTTTGCCGCGACGAGCGTGGGGTCCTCGCGACGGGAGGAGGGACGGTGCTCGACCCGGGGAACCGGGAGCGTCTCCGCGCGTGGGGGAGCGTGGTCTACCTCCGCGCGCGGGCGGAGAGCCTCGCGGCGCGTCTACGGGGGCAAGAGCCCGACGCGCGGCCGCTCCTGGCCGGCGCGCCGGCAGTGGAGAGGATCGAGGCCCTGCTCGCCGCCCGCGAAGCCTTCTACTATATGAGCGCCCACTTCGTTCTCGACACGGACGATCTTGTCCTGAACGATGTGGTCGAACGGGTTCGGCTCGCGCTTCGCATTCCTCCCGCATGACCGGTCCCCCCCGGGACGCGACACTCGAATTCCCTTGACCGGTCGCTTCCAATGCAAATAGAATCAACAACTTGAGGTGAACGGATGCGCATCATCGCGGGGTCGAGGCGGGGAGCGCGCCTCCACACCGGAAAGGCCGAAGGCTTTCGCCCGACCTCCGACCGTGTGCGGGAGGCGATCTTCGCCGTGCTCGGGGACGAGGTCGTCGGGCGGCTCGTGCTCGACCTGTACGCCGGATCGGGCGCCCTCGGCTTCGAGGCGCTCTCGCGCGGGGCCGCTCACGCGCTCTTCGTCGAGAAGAACCGCGCGCCGGCCGGCTGGATCGAGCGGAACGGACGCGCTCTCCGGTTCGAGGGAGCGTTCCGCGTCGTGCGCGGGGATGCGATCCTCTTTCTCAATCGGCGGCCGGAGGCCGCGGCGTGCGACCTCGTGTTCGCGGACCCGCCGTACGGGGCGGGTCTCGTGAGCCGAACGCTGGCGGCTCTCTCGGCGCTCCCCGGGTCGAGACGGGTCGTCGTCGAGAGGGACAAACGGGAGGCGCGCGGGGAGGCGGGAATCCCCTGGCGCGAGGCGGGCGCATACGGGGACACGGTGGTCGAGTATCTTCTGTTCGGCGAGGCGAAGGAGGAGGGTCGATGAGCAAGGTTCTTTATCCGGGAACGTTCGACCCGGTCACGAACGGCCACATGGATCTCATCGAACGGGGATCGCGGCTCTTCGATCGGATGGTCGTCGGGGTCGCGGCCGCCCATCACCGGGAGAAGACCACCTTCTCGGTCGAGGAGCGGGTCGAGATGGTGCGCGAGGCGACCCGAGGGAACCCCGCGGTGGAGGTTCTTCCCTTCGACGGGCTGCTCGTCGCCTTCGCCCGCGCGGTCGGCGCGCGGGCCGTTCTTCGCGGGCTCCGGGCGATCTCCGATTACGAGTACGAGACGCAGATGGCCTTCATGAACCGGAGGCTCGATCCGGGAGTCGAGATTCTCTTTCTTCCGGCGGACGAGAAATACACCTACGTGAATGCTTCGTTGGTGAAGGAGATCGCGCGGCTCGGCGGGAACGTCGCGGCGTTCGTCCCGCCGGTCGTTCTTTCCCGCATGACCGCGCGCATTCGCGGGGAGAAATGATGCGGCGCTGGGAACGTCTGTCGAACGAGGTCTTCTTCCGCTCGCCGTGGGTCTCCTTCGAGCACGACCGCTACCGCTTGCCGGACGGCGTGGAAGGAGACTACTTCTACGTGCGGTCGGCGGGAGCGGTGATGGTCGTTCCGATCGACCGGGAGGGGGGCGTCCATCTCGTCCGCCAGTACCGCTATCTTCTCGATGAGGACTCGCTGGAGTTCCCCGCGGGGGGGATGCGGGGAGGAGTCGATCCGGTCGAACAGGCGCGCGCGGAGCTTCGAGAGGAGGCCGGCTTCGAGGCGGGCGAATGGGAGCCCCTCGGGCGATTCGCCTCGTGGAACGGTGTGACGAACGAGATCTGCCACGTCTTTCTCGCCCGCGACCTCGCGCCGGCGGCGGGTGAGCCGGACACGACCGAGGAGTTCGAGAGGATCCGCGTGACGTGGGAGGAGCTTCTTCGCATGGCCGAGACGAACGAGATCTTCGACGGGATGACCCTTGCCTCGATCGCGCTCGCCCGGCGAGTCGTCGAGGGAGAGCGGGGCCGCGCGGAGGGCTAGGAAATGCCGACCTACGAATACGAATGCGAGAGGTGCGGCCATCGCTTCGAGCGATTCCAAAGCATCACCGAGAAGCCGGTGAAGCGATGCCCGGAGTGCCGGGGAAAGGTGAAGCGGGTCCTCTCGGGGGGAGCCGGTTTTCTCTTCAAAGGTTCAGGGTTCTATTGTACGGATTACCGGAGCTCCGAGTACCGGAAGCGCGCCAAGGAGGAGACGGGCGGCTCCTCGAAGGAGGACCCGGGAGCGGGGAAAGGGGCGAGCTCGAAGGAGCCGGGGAAGAAGGCCGAGAAGGAACGCCCGGCGAAGTCCCCGGCCTCCGAGTGAATCGGCGCGCTCCGGCCGCGGGGCCGTTGACACGCGCCGCGCGGTCCCGTACTCTTGCGTCCTCCACGGTTGCATCGTCCCGAAGAGGCCGGGCGTCGCCCCCCGGGAAACTGCGGGAGCGCCCGGGCTCGTCGAGGGCGCGGCGAAGCGCGTGCGCCGTTCACGGGAGGACGATCTGAACCGCTTTGTCGATCGCGCGATCATTCTTGTCGAGTCGGGCGCGGGCGGAAACGGATGCGTCAGCTTCCGGCGGGAGAAGAACGTCCCGCGCGGGGGGCCGGACGGGGGAGACGGGGGGAAGGGCGGGGACGTCGTCCTCGCGGCCGATCCGGGGAAGAGAACCCTTCTCGACTTCCGTTACGAGAGCCGCTTTCGGGCCGGGCGCGGCGGGCACGGGAGCGGCGGAAACCGCTCGGGAAAGGACGGCGAGGACCGGGTCATTCCGGTTCCGTGCGGGACCCTCGTGCGGAACAATGAAGACGGTTCGCTCCTCGCCGACCTCGTCGCCGAGGGGGAGCGGGTCGTCGTCGCGCGCGGGGGGCGCGGGGGTTTCGGGAACGCGCGCTTCGCGTCGCCGACGAACCGCGCGCCGACGAGGGGGGAGCCGGGGGGCCCTGCGGCGCGGATCGAGCTCGCGCTCGAGCTCAAGCTTCTCGCCGACGCGGGGCTCGTCGGGCTTCCGAACGCCGGGAAGTCGACCCTCCTCGCGCGGGTCTCGGCGGCGCGCCCCAAGATCGCCGACTACCCCTTCACGACGCTCGTCCCGAACCTCGGCCTCGTGCGCGTCGGCCCGCTCGATTCCTTCCTTCTCGCCGACATTCCCGGTTTGATCGAGGGGGCGAGCGAAGGGAAAGGGCTCGGGCACGACTTCCTCCGCCACGTGGAGCGATGCCGCGTGCTGATCTACCTCATCGACGCGACGTCGGAGAGCCCGGAGCGCGATCTCGAGGTTCTCCGCGCCGAGGTCGGCAAGCACAAGCGGGAGCTTCTCGACCGAGCGAGCCTTGTCGTGTGGAACAAGATCGACGCGCTGCCGGAGATGAAGAGGAAGGCGTTGGAGGACGGGAATCGCCGGCTCATTTCCGCCGTCTCCGGCGAGGGGGTCGATGCCCTGATGGCGGAAGTGAACCGTAGGATTCGGGACGCGGAGGACGAGGGGGAATGACCGAGAGTTGGCTCGCGCTTCACTTGGCGCCCGGGATCGGGGACCGGAAGAAGCGGGTACTGGTCGAGAGGCTCGGCGGCCCGGAGGAGGTCCTTCGGCTCTCGCCGGAGGAGGTCGCCGCCGAGACCGCGTGCGGCGCGGTGGCGGCGCGGCGCTTCGTGAAGGATCGTCCGGACGTCGAGCGGGTGCGGCGCGGGCTCGAACGATCGGGCGCCGAGATACTCCCCTTCGACGACCCGAGTTATCCTTCACTGCTCAAAGAAATCCATGATCCTCCTCTCGTCCTCTTCGTGAAAGGGGATCTCCGGTTTCTCTCCCGGCCGACGGTCGGTCTCGTGGGGGCCCGGAAGGCGGACCCGGGGGCGGCCGCGTGGACCGAGGAGATGGCCTTCACGCTTGCGCGGAGCGGCTTCGTCGTCGCGAGCGGTCTCGCGCGGGGGATCGACGCGGCGGCGCATCGGGGGGCGCTCCGAGCGGGAGGCGCCACAACGGCGATTCTCGGAACCGGACCAGACGTCATCTATCCCCCTGAGAGCGCGGATCTCGGGCGGGCGATCGCGGGCTCGGGGGTGATCGCGACGGAGCTTCCGCCGGGGGAGGGACCGTTCGCCGGGAACTTCCCGAGGAGGAATCGGATCCTCGCGGGACTCTCGCGAGCGGTCGTCGTCGTGCAGGCTTCCGAGAAGAGCGGGGCGATGATCACCGCGCGCCTCGCGCTCGAGGCCTCGCGCGAAGTGCTCGTCGTCGCGGCCTTCCCGTGGGATCCTCGCTTCGCCGGGAACCGGAGGCTCGCCCGGGACGGGGCGATCGTCGTTCAAGACGGCGAAGAGGTCGCTCTCCATCTCGGCGCGACGCCCCCCTCGCCCGCGGAGAGGGGAAGAGCGCTTGTTCTCGACCTCGAAGGCCTCGAGCGAGAGGTCGCGGAGGTTCTCGCCGAAGGGCCCAGGACCGCGGACGAGATCTGCCGCGCCGTGCGGAAGAGCCCGGCCGAGATCCTTCCCCTCTTGCTCGAGCTCGAGATGGGCGGCCTCGTGGTCGAACGGCCGGGGAAGGTCTTCGCGTGGGCGGCGCCGCGATGAGAGAGGGAGTTCGCTGGAAGCACCGGATCGAGGATTGGGGGCTTCGCCTCCTCGCGCGGCCGCTCGGGCCTCTCGGATGGAGGGGGACGCAGCGTCTTGGCGCCTTTCTCGGGAGCGCGGGCTACCGGCTCGTTCCCATTCGCGTCTCCGTGGCGCGAGCGAACCTCACGCGCGCGTTCGGGGAGCGGCTCCTTGCGGAGGAGATCGAGCGTATCCTGCGCGCGACGTATCTCCAGTGGGGGACGACCTTCCTCGAGGTCGCCCGCTTCGGAGCGATGAGCCCGGACGAGGTCCGCGCCGTCGTGCGCTTCGATCGTCCCGAGGTTCTCGATGCGGTCCGCGCGGAGGGGAGGGGGGCGCTTCTCATCACCGGGCACTTCGGGAACTTCGATCTTTTCGGTGCGGCGGTCGCGGCGAGCGGGTACCCTCTTTCGGTGCTCGTGCAGAGGCAGAGCAACCCTCTCGTCGAGAGCCGTCTTCGCGCATCGCGCGAGCGGATGGGGGAGCGGGTGATCGCGCGGGGGGCCGGCGTGCGCGAGATCCTGCGGGCTCTCCGGAGGAACGAGTTCGTGGCGATCGTCGGGGACCAGGACGCGGGGAGCGCGGGGATCTTCGTCGATTTCTTCGGGAGGGCGGCCTCGACCGCGAAGGGGCCGGCGCGGATCGCCTATCGCTCCGGAGCCCCGATCGTCTTTGGCGTGATCGAGCGCGGCGAGGAGGGGACGCACGTCGCGCGGTTCGAGAACCCGCTTTGGGCGAACCCGGACCGGCCTGAGGAGGAGGAGGTTCTCCGCCTCATGTCTGCGGTCTCCAGGATGCTGGAGGAGGCGATCCGCAGGCGTCCGGATCACTACTTCTGGCCGCACCGGCGCTGGAAGACCGCCCCCTCCGGCGAAAGGAAGGCGCCGTGAGCCGGATCGCCGTCGTCGGCACGATCAACCACGACCGGATCGTGGCTCCGGATGGGAGGACGCACGAGGATCTCGGAGGGATTCTCTACAACGTTCTCACGCTCGCACCCTTCCTTCGCGAAGGGGATGCCGCGCTTCCGATCGCGCGCGCCGGGATCGAGAAGCGCGAGGAGGTGGAAAGCCTCTTCTCCGACTATTCCTGTATCGATGGTTCGCATCTCATCTGGTGGCCGGGGGGGACGAACGAAACCGTTCTTCGTTATGTCACGCCCGACGAGAGAGAGGAGACGCTGATCGAGCGGATCGTTCCTCTTCGCGAGGAGGAGGTGCGGCCGGCCGCGGAGTGCGATCTCGTCGTCGCGAACCTGATCTGGGGGAAAGAGCTCACGCCGGAGCTTCTTCGCGCGATGGGGTCGCGCGGAACGCCGATCGTCCTCGACATTCAGAGTCTCGTGCTGACGTTCGAAAAGGGCCCCGGGCGCGGCTACCGGAACATCCCCGCCTGGCGCGAATGGGCGGCGCCGATCCGGGTGCTCAAGGGGAACGAGGAGGAAATACGCTGGTTCGCGGGAGAGAGAGGACGCTTCGAGGGGGAGCTCCGCGACGTTCTCCGGACGCTTCTCGATGCGGGCCCGAACGTCGCGATCGCGACGCGCGGGACATCGGGCGCTTCGATCGCCTGGCGCGAGAACGGGGGGCGTCTCTTCGCGGAGATCCCCGCCGTTCCGATCCGCGCCGCGGAGCGCGCGGACAGCACCGGTTGCGGGGACGCGTTCACCTCGGGATACGTCCTCGGCTGGATGCGCGGGGAACGCCCGCTCGATGCGGCGCTTCTCGGCTCCTCCCTCGCCGCCCTCGTCTTGAAGACCCGCGGCCTCCGCGCGCTCCGCGGCCTTTCCGATCCGTTCGTGCTCCGCGGGGAGGCGTATGGCGATCGTCTCGAGCGCCCGGATTCATCGAGGAAGGGGGCATCGCGCCGTGGCGAGCCGTGAGAATCGAGGAGGAAGCAACCTCTCCGCCTGCGTGATCAACCACGAAGGGGAGGCGGTTCTGGAGGGGACGCTTCGCGCGCTGTTCGAGGAAGGGACCGCGTTCGACGAGGTCGTTCTCGTCGACGACGCCTCGAAGGACCGAAGCCTCGCGATCGTGCGCGAGAGGTTCCCGTCGGTCCGGATCGTCGCGCTCGAGGAGAACCGGGGGCCCGCCCATGCGCGGCAGACCGGGTTCCTCGAAGCGCGCGGCGATCGGGTCCTCTTTCTCGACAACGACGTCTCGCCTCTTCCCGGTTCGGTCGCGCTCCTCACCGAAGCGCTCGACGAGATCCCGCGCGCGGTTCTCGCCGTCCCGCGCGTCCTCTTCGCGTCGAAGCCGGACACGATCCAGTACGATGGGGCGAGGAGCCACTTCACGGGCGTTCAGGTGCCGGAGAACGAAGGACTGCCCAAAGCCGGAGCGCCGGCGGGGATCCGGCGGATCGACTCGATGATCAGCGCGTGCTTCCTTCTCGACCGGGCCCGCTGGGGGACCGGCCCTCTCTTTGATCCTTCGTTCTTCATCTATTTGGAGGATCACGATCTCGGGTTTCGGGCGCGCCTCGCGGGGCACGAGGTTCTCGCCGTCCCGAGGGCCGAATGCCTGCACGGGGAGGGGACCGCGGGGCTCTCCCTCCGGCGGAGCGGCCGCTACACGCCCCGGCGGGTCCGGTGTCTCATACGAAACCGGTGGCAGGTGGTTCTTCGTCTCTACAGCGCGCGCACGCTCCTCCTTCTTTCCCCCGCGCTTCTTCTCTATGAGATCGCCCAGATCGCGATCGCCCTCCGGATGGGATGGATCGGACTCTATCTCGGCTCGGTTGGCTGGCTTCTCGGCCGGAGCGGGGCGCTTTGCCGGGAGCGGCGGCGGATTCAGGAGGGGCGGAAGACGCCGGATCGCGAGATACTCAGCGGCGGACCGCTCCCCTTGCGCAAGGAGATGACGGAAGGCGCGGCCGAGCGGGCGGGAAGGCGTATGCTGGAGGGGGCGCTTGATTTCTATTGGCGATGGGTGGTTCGCGTTCTTTGATGGTCGGGAGATAGACGGATGAAGCATCGACTCCGAATCGCGGTCGTCGCCGCGTGTCCCTTCCCGGCGGCGAGGGGCACGCCGGTCCGGATCCTCCGGCTCGCAGAGGCGCTCGCCGCGCGCGGTCACGAGCTTCATGTCGCCGCCTATCATCTCGGCGATCCCCGAGCGGCGGAAGGGATTCGGATCCATCGAATCCGCGAGGTCGCGACCTACCGGAAGACCTCTCCCGGACCGAGCCCCCAGAAACTCCTCGTTCTCGATCCGCTCCTCGT contains:
- a CDS encoding carbohydrate kinase family protein: MSRIAVVGTINHDRIVAPDGRTHEDLGGILYNVLTLAPFLREGDAALPIARAGIEKREEVESLFSDYSCIDGSHLIWWPGGTNETVLRYVTPDEREETLIERIVPLREEEVRPAAECDLVVANLIWGKELTPELLRAMGSRGTPIVLDIQSLVLTFEKGPGRGYRNIPAWREWAAPIRVLKGNEEEIRWFAGERGRFEGELRDVLRTLLDAGPNVAIATRGTSGASIAWRENGGRLFAEIPAVPIRAAERADSTGCGDAFTSGYVLGWMRGERPLDAALLGSSLAALVLKTRGLRALRGLSDPFVLRGEAYGDRLERPDSSRKGASRRGEP
- a CDS encoding glycosyltransferase codes for the protein MASRENRGGSNLSACVINHEGEAVLEGTLRALFEEGTAFDEVVLVDDASKDRSLAIVRERFPSVRIVALEENRGPAHARQTGFLEARGDRVLFLDNDVSPLPGSVALLTEALDEIPRAVLAVPRVLFASKPDTIQYDGARSHFTGVQVPENEGLPKAGAPAGIRRIDSMISACFLLDRARWGTGPLFDPSFFIYLEDHDLGFRARLAGHEVLAVPRAECLHGEGTAGLSLRRSGRYTPRRVRCLIRNRWQVVLRLYSARTLLLLSPALLLYEIAQIAIALRMGWIGLYLGSVGWLLGRSGALCRERRRIQEGRKTPDREILSGGPLPLRKEMTEGAAERAGRRMLEGALDFYWRWVVRVL